A stretch of the Clostridium botulinum genome encodes the following:
- a CDS encoding YhcN/YlaJ family sporulation lipoprotein — protein sequence MNLKKRKGILALVAAFILSLSMVACNTTKKATQPETTTDKTTKEKIIGKSSNENVNESTKNGMNGTTKTEPYSSERIKKIEDAVNKIKDVKGSSVIITGDKALVGIKLEGNVEDAKTKEIKAEVEKVVKNTDKNLKSVAVSADVALFTRISKVGEGLRSGRPFSEFTNEVGEIFRRILPQ from the coding sequence GTGAATCTAAAGAAAAGAAAGGGTATACTAGCTCTTGTAGCAGCCTTCATACTTTCATTATCTATGGTAGCTTGTAATACTACTAAAAAAGCTACACAACCAGAAACTACAACTGATAAAACAACTAAAGAAAAGATAATCGGAAAAAGTAGTAATGAAAATGTTAATGAATCTACAAAAAATGGAATGAACGGAACTACTAAAACTGAACCTTATTCATCAGAAAGAATAAAGAAAATAGAAGATGCCGTAAATAAAATAAAAGACGTTAAAGGTTCTTCAGTAATTATAACTGGTGATAAAGCATTAGTAGGAATTAAACTTGAAGGTAATGTAGAAGATGCTAAAACAAAAGAAATTAAAGCTGAAGTTGAAAAAGTTGTTAAAAACACAGATAAAAATCTTAAATCTGTAGCAGTAAGTGCTGATGTAGCTCTTTTCACAAGAATATCAAAGGTAGGAGAAGGATTACGTTCTGGTAGACCTTTCTCTGAATTTACTAATGAGGTTGGAGAGATATTTAGAAGAATTTTACCTCAATAA
- a CDS encoding aminotransferase class I/II-fold pyridoxal phosphate-dependent enzyme has translation MAKLPLVEGILNYCKENNVRFSMPGHKGKKGFESTDIGIKMIKNFIDMDITEVDGVDNFHNANGIIKEAQEALAEFYGSKRAYFLVNGSTSGNLTMIFSVFNEGDKVIVERNCHKSIFNGIILRKLNPIYIKNKIDSNFNAPLSIDEEHFLKLLNDNKDAKGIILTYPNYYGICPNLEFIIKEAKRRDIKVLVDSAHGAHFGICKELPKSAVKLGADMVVMSSHKTLPSLTQTAYLHINNDEYLEKVEFYLHMFLSTSPSYLLMCSMDYARFYLEKDGAKDYKKLINLANQYKEKINTIYGFHVICKDDLEDSIYDMDKTRYVINVGKGYSAEKLLNYLRHNKIQVEMNDSENLVLILGTFNEEEDFEKLYIVLKNCPREILMDEYYDILNYNIPEIKMLPYEVIEKPKELIDITKSEGRICAEAIVPYPPGIPLVTLGEIIDKESIKLVEHYLNSGVEVIGVVKEKEELQVKVLKDNL, from the coding sequence GTGGCAAAATTACCTCTTGTAGAAGGAATACTAAATTATTGTAAAGAGAATAATGTAAGGTTTTCTATGCCTGGGCATAAGGGAAAAAAAGGGTTTGAAAGTACGGATATAGGAATAAAAATGATAAAAAACTTTATCGATATGGATATAACTGAAGTTGATGGAGTAGATAATTTTCACAATGCTAATGGAATAATAAAAGAAGCACAAGAGGCTTTAGCAGAGTTTTATGGGAGTAAAAGAGCTTATTTCTTGGTAAATGGAAGTACCAGTGGTAATTTAACAATGATATTTTCTGTATTTAATGAAGGGGATAAAGTAATAGTTGAAAGAAACTGTCACAAATCAATATTCAATGGAATAATATTAAGGAAACTAAATCCTATATATATAAAAAACAAAATTGATTCAAACTTTAATGCTCCTCTTTCTATAGATGAGGAGCATTTTTTAAAACTTTTAAATGATAATAAAGATGCAAAAGGTATAATTTTGACATACCCTAATTATTATGGGATATGTCCTAATTTAGAATTTATAATAAAGGAAGCTAAGAGAAGAGATATAAAAGTATTAGTAGATTCAGCACATGGTGCTCATTTTGGAATTTGCAAAGAATTACCTAAAAGTGCTGTAAAATTGGGAGCAGATATGGTTGTTATGAGTTCACATAAGACTTTACCCAGTTTAACACAAACAGCATATCTTCATATAAATAATGATGAGTATTTAGAAAAAGTAGAATTTTATTTGCATATGTTTTTAAGTACGAGCCCTTCTTATTTGCTTATGTGTTCAATGGATTATGCTAGATTTTATCTTGAAAAAGACGGTGCCAAAGATTATAAAAAATTAATAAACTTAGCAAACCAATATAAAGAAAAAATAAATACTATTTATGGATTTCACGTAATATGTAAAGATGACTTAGAAGATAGCATATATGACATGGATAAGACAAGATATGTAATCAATGTTGGAAAGGGATATAGTGCAGAGAAACTCTTAAATTATTTGAGGCATAATAAAATTCAAGTAGAAATGAATGATAGTGAAAATTTAGTTCTTATTTTAGGTACATTTAATGAAGAAGAAGATTTTGAAAAGTTATATATTGTTTTGAAAAATTGTCCTAGGGAAATTTTAATGGATGAATATTATGATATATTGAATTATAATATACCAGAGATAAAAATGCTTCCATATGAGGTTATAGAAAAGCCAAAGGAATTAATAGATATAACTAAGTCAGAAGGTAGAATATGTGCAGAGGCAATAGTACCATATCCACCTGGAATTCCTTTAGTAACTCTTGGAGAAATTATAGATAAAGAATCTATAAAGTTGGTAGAGCATTATTTAAATAGTGGTGTCGAAGTTATAGGAGTAGTAAAAGAAAAGGAAGAACTTCAAGTTAAAGTATTAAAGGACAATCTTTAA
- a CDS encoding S66 peptidase family protein encodes MIANRLKLGDTIGLVSPAGPADPKKIKEAINFFESNGFRIKEGNHIYDKCGYLAGTDADRAKDLMDMFLDKDVSMILCIRGGYGAMRILPLLDYDIIKKNPKLFIGFSDITVLLNTINSYCGLITFHGPMATSNFANFDTCQSFFSTLMNGTRPYNLMNPPNVPLSCNVCGIAEGKIVGGNLSLICATMGTPYEIDTKDNILFIEDVHEAPYAIDRDLTQLALAGKLDKCSGIILGQFTDCTLPNYEGSFTLEEVINDRILSLNKPTLCNFMSGHDYPKLTLPIGARAMINCNKNELYIIEPVVK; translated from the coding sequence ATGATAGCTAATAGGTTAAAACTGGGTGATACTATTGGTCTTGTGTCACCAGCTGGTCCTGCTGATCCAAAAAAAATAAAAGAAGCTATTAACTTCTTTGAAAGTAATGGGTTTAGAATAAAAGAAGGAAATCATATATATGATAAATGTGGTTACTTAGCTGGAACAGATGCAGATAGAGCTAAAGATCTTATGGATATGTTTTTAGATAAAGATGTGTCTATGATTTTATGTATTAGGGGTGGATATGGTGCTATGAGAATTCTTCCCCTATTAGACTATGACATCATAAAAAAAAATCCTAAATTATTTATTGGATTTAGTGACATAACTGTTCTTTTAAATACTATAAATTCTTATTGTGGGCTTATTACTTTTCATGGCCCTATGGCAACATCTAATTTTGCAAACTTTGATACCTGCCAAAGTTTTTTCTCAACTCTTATGAACGGTACTAGACCTTATAATTTAATGAATCCACCTAACGTTCCTCTTAGTTGCAATGTATGTGGAATCGCAGAAGGTAAGATTGTAGGTGGTAATCTCTCATTAATTTGTGCTACTATGGGTACTCCTTATGAGATAGATACCAAAGACAATATATTATTTATTGAAGATGTCCATGAAGCACCCTATGCTATAGATAGAGATTTAACTCAGCTTGCATTAGCTGGTAAATTAGATAAATGTAGTGGTATTATATTAGGCCAGTTTACTGATTGTACACTACCGAATTATGAAGGAAGTTTTACTTTAGAGGAAGTTATTAATGATAGAATTTTATCCTTAAATAAACCTACTCTTTGTAACTTTATGTCTGGTCATGATTATCCTAAACTTACTCTTCCTATAGGCGCTAGAGCCATGATTAATTGTAATAAAAATGAACTTTATATAATAGAACCTGTTGTAAAATAA
- a CDS encoding sigma factor G inhibitor Gin has protein sequence MQKRKCIICGKPLNDGIMINGRGICKNCEGRIINSQSGTDFYEYYMCCIKKAIPHNIIRGVVYKWQNYLL, from the coding sequence ATGCAAAAACGTAAATGTATTATATGTGGAAAGCCTCTAAATGATGGTATAATGATAAATGGAAGAGGAATATGTAAGAACTGTGAAGGAAGAATAATAAATTCACAATCGGGTACAGATTTTTATGAATACTATATGTGTTGTATAAAAAAAGCTATACCCCATAATATCATAAGAGGAGTGGTTTACAAGTGGCAAAATTACCTCTTGTAG
- a CDS encoding cyclic-di-AMP receptor, with translation MKLVIAVVQDSYAEDLIDAITESGHRVTKLATTGGFLKEGNTTLMIGVKKEEVDGIISIIKDICRKRNQVVTTPSPVTASTGVYVPYTVEVEVGGATVFVVDVDQFIKI, from the coding sequence ATGAAACTTGTAATTGCAGTGGTACAGGATAGTTATGCTGAGGATCTTATAGATGCTATAACAGAATCTGGGCATAGGGTAACCAAACTTGCAACAACAGGAGGATTTTTAAAAGAAGGAAACACAACACTTATGATAGGAGTAAAAAAAGAAGAGGTTGATGGAATAATTTCAATTATAAAAGACATATGTAGAAAAAGAAATCAAGTTGTCACAACACCTTCTCCAGTAACTGCTTCGACAGGGGTATATGTACCTTATACAGTAGAAGTAGAGGTAGGAGGAGCTACAGTGTTTGTTGTTGATGTTGATCAATTTATAAAAATTTAG
- a CDS encoding amidohydrolase has product MKQDIIKHIVSMEKELYDISKYLYENPEESFCEHKAHDYLINILRNNNFEIKENFLDISTAFIAKFGNGHPKICYICEYDCGCKKGHIVGSNLVSSMSIGAAIGLSKIIPKTGGTVIVLGCPGEFLGGSKVIMSKQGVFDDIDVVLTAHPSIMNANCCSSPAVLPININYDCTKKSQFEKAHSFTPFDACLFTLNSINTIVKGYSKNCSIDKISINGSLARVIEPNTITTKFYIKAPNMCIAEEIKDKINTIACHLNDLMDIKATVTLPEVPCEDFKCNKNLTRIFSHNLKEAGIIDIHEDINLPYGLSLGNVCSLVPTLKYLVKISENDSIRFASEDFAKETLSEFARHKVLDVSKALALTGFDLIDNEDLLREIKEETLGC; this is encoded by the coding sequence ATGAAACAAGACATTATAAAACATATAGTCTCTATGGAAAAAGAATTATACGATATATCTAAGTATTTATATGAAAATCCAGAAGAGAGTTTTTGTGAACATAAGGCTCATGATTACTTAATTAATATACTTAGAAATAACAATTTTGAAATAAAAGAAAATTTTCTAGATATTTCTACTGCTTTTATAGCTAAGTTTGGAAATGGCCATCCAAAGATTTGTTACATTTGTGAATATGACTGTGGTTGTAAAAAAGGACACATAGTAGGAAGTAACCTAGTATCTAGTATGTCTATAGGTGCAGCAATTGGATTATCTAAAATAATCCCCAAAACTGGTGGCACAGTTATAGTTTTAGGATGTCCTGGAGAGTTTCTAGGAGGCTCTAAGGTCATAATGTCAAAGCAGGGTGTATTTGATGATATAGATGTTGTTTTGACAGCGCACCCTAGCATAATGAATGCAAATTGTTGCTCCTCTCCAGCAGTTTTACCAATAAATATAAATTATGACTGCACAAAAAAGTCACAATTTGAAAAAGCGCACTCTTTTACACCTTTTGATGCCTGCTTATTTACTCTTAATTCTATAAATACCATTGTAAAAGGCTATTCTAAAAACTGTAGTATTGATAAAATATCTATAAATGGTAGTTTAGCTCGTGTTATAGAACCAAACACAATTACAACAAAATTTTATATTAAAGCACCTAACATGTGTATAGCAGAAGAAATTAAAGACAAGATAAACACTATTGCATGTCATTTAAATGATTTAATGGACATAAAAGCTACAGTTACTCTTCCAGAAGTTCCGTGTGAAGATTTTAAATGTAATAAAAATCTAACAAGAATTTTTTCTCATAACTTAAAAGAGGCAGGAATTATAGATATACATGAAGATATAAATTTACCATATGGTTTAAGCCTTGGCAATGTATGTTCTTTGGTTCCAACCCTTAAATACTTAGTTAAAATATCTGAAAATGACTCTATACGATTTGCATCAGAAGATTTTGCAAAGGAAACTTTATCTGAATTTGCTAGACATAAGGTATTAGATGTAAGTAAGGCTCTTGCACTTACAGGATTTGATTTAATAGATAATGAAGACTTACTTCGTGAGATAAAAGAAGAAACTTTAGGATGTTAA
- a CDS encoding sodium-dependent transporter, which produces MQEHKEREGFSSGLAAFFATLGSAVGLGNIWKFPYVVGSNGGAAFLLVYFGFILFIGLPIMISEFYIGRKTRKNVVGAIDELASNKIWKGIGGFSILGAYLILFFYSTVGGWVYSYIFKSLRGVFNGSTTESVKQQFLNTTTSPVSPIVWQIVVIAVVSTILILGVKNGIEKITKTLMPVLFVLIIACDIKALMLPGVGESFKFLFKIDFSSLTSQGILMAMGLAFFKMSVGMGAMTTYGSYFTKKDNMIGTAAKVAISDTIVSLLVGIAVFSAVFTFNMQPAGGPGLLFMTVPLVFTKIPFGTVLLVLFFILASIAATTAMTSMCEVVVAYFVEQKGMSRTKSVLLNACILLGLGIFATLSADEGAPLGGVTICGLRIFDIFDHLSSNIVLPLGGLLIAIFIGHFISKEDLEQELSNNGELKIGKIIKLYRFILRYITPVLVLVVFLSSIGIIK; this is translated from the coding sequence ATGCAGGAGCATAAAGAGAGAGAGGGATTTTCCTCAGGCCTAGCAGCTTTTTTTGCGACTTTAGGTTCTGCAGTAGGATTAGGAAATATATGGAAATTTCCTTACGTGGTAGGTTCTAATGGAGGAGCAGCATTCTTATTAGTATACTTTGGATTTATATTATTTATAGGGCTACCTATAATGATTAGTGAATTTTATATAGGAAGAAAGACTAGAAAAAATGTTGTGGGAGCAATAGATGAATTGGCTTCAAATAAGATATGGAAAGGTATTGGTGGATTTTCAATATTAGGAGCATATCTTATATTATTTTTCTATAGTACTGTAGGTGGTTGGGTATATTCTTATATATTTAAATCATTACGTGGAGTTTTTAATGGCTCTACAACAGAAAGTGTAAAGCAACAATTTTTGAATACTACTACAAGTCCTGTTAGTCCAATAGTATGGCAAATAGTTGTCATAGCAGTAGTTTCTACTATTCTTATTTTAGGAGTAAAGAATGGAATCGAGAAAATAACAAAGACACTTATGCCAGTTTTATTTGTACTTATTATAGCATGTGATATTAAGGCTTTAATGTTACCAGGAGTTGGTGAGAGTTTTAAATTCTTATTTAAAATTGATTTCTCAAGTTTAACGAGTCAAGGAATATTAATGGCTATGGGATTAGCATTTTTCAAGATGTCTGTAGGCATGGGTGCTATGACTACATATGGAAGTTATTTTACTAAAAAGGATAATATGATTGGTACTGCAGCTAAAGTTGCTATATCTGATACAATTGTATCTCTTTTAGTTGGAATTGCTGTATTTTCGGCAGTATTTACTTTTAATATGCAACCAGCAGGAGGTCCAGGACTTTTATTTATGACAGTTCCGTTAGTCTTTACAAAGATACCTTTTGGAACGGTTTTACTAGTACTATTCTTTATACTAGCTTCAATAGCTGCAACTACAGCTATGACATCTATGTGTGAAGTTGTTGTAGCGTACTTTGTAGAGCAAAAAGGAATGTCTAGAACTAAGTCTGTTTTACTTAATGCATGTATACTTTTAGGTCTTGGGATATTTGCAACTCTTTCAGCAGATGAAGGAGCGCCGCTTGGAGGAGTTACAATATGTGGCCTTAGAATATTTGATATATTTGATCATTTATCTTCTAATATAGTATTACCATTAGGTGGATTATTAATAGCTATATTTATAGGACATTTTATTTCAAAGGAAGATTTAGAACAAGAACTTTCAAACAATGGAGAACTTAAAATTGGAAAAATAATAAAGTTATATAGATTTATTTTAAGATATATTACACCGGTATTAGTTTTAGTAGTATTTTTAAGTTCTATTGGTATAATAAAATAA
- a CDS encoding NAD-dependent protein deacylase, with amino-acid sequence MNIMDKIQKLKEIVDSSSRIVFFGGAGVSTESNIPDFRSENGIYKTKHNFTESPEVMLSHSFFMRHTEDFFDFYKAKMVYKDAKPNDAHIALAKLEAKGKLTAIITQNIDGLHQLAGSKKVLELHGSILRNYCMKCGKNFNLDYVMNSNELVPYCDECGKIVKPDVVLYEEELNMDVMYSAIKHIKEADTLIVGGTSLVVYPAAGLIQYFNGDNLILINKAQTPYDDKADLVINDSIGKVLKELLI; translated from the coding sequence ATGAATATCATGGATAAAATTCAAAAGCTTAAAGAAATAGTAGATAGTAGTTCTAGGATTGTATTTTTCGGTGGTGCTGGAGTTTCAACAGAAAGTAATATACCTGATTTTAGATCAGAAAATGGTATTTATAAAACAAAGCATAATTTTACGGAATCACCTGAAGTTATGCTTAGTCATAGTTTTTTTATGAGGCACACAGAGGATTTCTTTGACTTTTATAAGGCAAAAATGGTGTATAAGGATGCAAAACCTAATGATGCTCATATAGCTTTAGCTAAACTTGAAGCTAAAGGAAAATTAACTGCAATTATTACACAAAATATTGATGGACTTCACCAATTAGCAGGATCTAAAAAGGTTTTAGAATTACATGGATCTATACTTAGAAATTATTGTATGAAATGTGGCAAGAATTTTAATTTAGATTATGTAATGAATAGCAATGAGTTAGTACCTTATTGTGATGAATGTGGAAAAATAGTAAAACCAGATGTTGTATTATATGAAGAAGAATTAAATATGGATGTAATGTATAGTGCTATAAAGCATATAAAAGAAGCAGATACCTTAATTGTTGGAGGAACTTCTTTAGTGGTATATCCAGCAGCCGGACTTATTCAATATTTTAATGGGGATAATTTAATTCTTATAAATAAAGCACAAACTCCATATGACGACAAAGCAGATTTGGTTATAAATGATAGTATAGGGAAAGTACTTAAAGAATTATTGATATAA
- a CDS encoding magnesium transporter CorA family protein: MICIYKTPTNPNQPLQQLDSIQSGCWINMISPSEQEILLVSKKTGVPTEFLNAALDEEETSRIDIEDNNSLFIFDIPFTEMEENSLTYDTYPLGIIHTENAIITICLKNSKVLTDFIEGNIRSFYTFKRSRFILQILYRVSKYFLLYLRQIGKKSLMIQKRLHKSMSNQVLMQLLSLQNSLVYFSTSLKANEVTLEKMLKLSIMQKYEEDKDILEDVIIEIKQAIEMTGIYGNILNATMDASANVISNNLNLVMKLLASVTIVMSIPDIFSGIFGMNVTGLPWSEAAAGPGFSIVITLILVSAISSVYFLNKRNMF; encoded by the coding sequence ATGATATGTATATATAAAACTCCTACTAATCCAAATCAACCACTACAACAATTAGATTCTATACAGTCTGGATGTTGGATTAATATGATTTCCCCTTCTGAGCAGGAAATTTTACTAGTTTCAAAAAAAACAGGGGTTCCAACTGAATTTTTAAATGCAGCATTAGATGAAGAGGAGACTTCTCGTATCGATATAGAAGATAACAACTCACTATTTATTTTTGATATTCCATTTACTGAAATGGAAGAAAACTCTTTAACATATGATACATATCCTCTTGGAATTATTCATACTGAAAATGCTATTATAACTATCTGCCTAAAAAATAGTAAAGTTCTAACGGACTTTATAGAAGGAAACATTCGCTCTTTTTATACTTTTAAACGTTCAAGATTTATACTTCAAATACTTTATAGGGTTTCCAAATATTTCTTATTATACTTACGTCAAATAGGAAAGAAAAGTTTGATGATTCAAAAAAGATTACATAAATCCATGAGCAATCAAGTACTTATGCAATTATTATCTCTCCAAAACTCTTTAGTTTATTTTTCTACCTCTTTAAAAGCAAATGAGGTCACTTTAGAAAAAATGTTAAAACTATCTATAATGCAAAAATATGAAGAAGATAAAGATATTTTGGAAGATGTAATAATTGAAATAAAACAAGCTATAGAAATGACAGGTATTTACGGAAATATCCTAAATGCTACTATGGATGCATCAGCAAATGTTATATCTAATAATCTAAACTTAGTAATGAAGCTTTTAGCATCAGTAACTATAGTTATGTCTATTCCAGATATATTCTCTGGAATATTTGGTATGAATGTTACTGGACTACCTTGGTCAGAAGCTGCAGCTGGTCCTGGCTTTAGTATTGTTATCACATTAATTTTAGTTAGCGCCATAAGCAGTGTATATTTTTTAAATAAAAGAAATATGTTTTAG
- the tmk gene encoding dTMP kinase, giving the protein MNKGVFITLEGPDGSGKTTIVKMIEKYLKENNVDYISTREPGGINISEQIREIILDTKNTEMDARTEALLYVASRRQHLAERVIPALKLGKIVICDRFIDSSLAYQGYARGIGIDEVMSINEFAIDGYMPNLTLYLDIEPEIGLKRISQNDKREVNRLDLEKLDFHKKVREGYFKVLEKYPNRIKKINANQPIDKVFEDVKNYLKFMVIC; this is encoded by the coding sequence GTGAACAAAGGAGTATTTATTACATTAGAAGGTCCAGATGGTTCAGGAAAGACAACTATAGTAAAAATGATAGAAAAGTATTTAAAAGAAAATAATGTAGATTATATATCAACAAGAGAACCTGGTGGAATCAATATATCTGAGCAAATAAGAGAAATAATACTAGATACAAAGAATACAGAGATGGATGCAAGGACGGAAGCACTGTTATATGTAGCATCTAGAAGACAACACTTAGCGGAAAGAGTAATACCAGCTTTAAAATTAGGAAAGATAGTAATATGTGATAGATTTATAGATTCATCTTTAGCTTATCAGGGGTATGCAAGGGGAATAGGAATTGATGAGGTAATGTCAATTAATGAGTTTGCAATTGATGGATATATGCCTAATTTAACGCTATACCTAGATATAGAACCAGAAATTGGACTTAAAAGAATATCTCAAAATGATAAAAGAGAAGTTAATAGACTAGATCTTGAAAAGCTAGATTTTCATAAAAAAGTAAGAGAAGGATATTTTAAGGTTTTAGAAAAATACCCTAATAGAATAAAGAAAATCAATGCAAATCAGCCTATAGATAAAGTTTTTGAAGATGTAAAAAACTATTTAAAGTTTATGGTTATATGTTAA
- a CDS encoding L,D-transpeptidase has product MKNSVKKMTKLFIMSLAIILANGTNKAYAQSGIPQVDRIVAEYAGVREGDTQTFDILSKSPCNVQYRVWLCNKKDNVWQDITKGFTPPMQPKSIYSVTTPKLKEGQYTISVWVKRYGASKTVDKRGFDSYLATNMNCLKDDGKGSYLSIDNFTHNYEVGQTISISNKNGKDYLYNYNVYDLINRRNVVTSEAYRDEVSWKPGKEGLYLLKVNIKSIEKIPVVVQKSDEMKDNVDDNKEDSKNNVIKNNDNINKEIIKDNKEENKDKSLKNENDKKDVDSEKQVEDKDIINNKDNVIPKYKENNDDKKDNKQELGENKKEEIQYKEVEKNTTAFKLIAVGNPYRELIKPTVTPSTSRHSNAIHVKSLVVGNASEGQIIYIKSSPSQGASNIGYFYGSLQGIDILKTVGNYYYIETKDYKSLNNVRGYVLKSQLKTVTPNQTYSITVKLGQQKVYIYKDDSLIKTFTCSTGMDSTPTPTGVYLVGTRGSLFYSGSSVICYNWVRWNNNFLFHSVLYDRNGNLILSEYKKLGQKASHGCIRLPLGDVRWIYDNIPSGTPVIIQR; this is encoded by the coding sequence ATGAAAAATTCAGTAAAAAAGATGACTAAATTATTTATAATGTCTTTAGCAATAATTCTTGCCAATGGTACTAATAAAGCTTATGCCCAAAGTGGCATTCCTCAAGTAGATAGAATTGTAGCAGAATATGCAGGAGTACGTGAAGGTGATACTCAAACTTTTGATATATTATCAAAAAGTCCTTGCAATGTACAATATAGAGTATGGTTATGTAACAAAAAAGATAATGTATGGCAGGACATAACAAAAGGATTTACACCACCTATGCAACCTAAATCAATATATAGTGTTACAACGCCAAAATTAAAAGAGGGACAATATACTATTTCTGTTTGGGTAAAGAGATATGGAGCATCAAAGACCGTAGATAAAAGAGGATTTGATAGCTATCTTGCAACTAATATGAATTGTCTAAAGGATGATGGAAAAGGATCATATTTAAGTATAGATAATTTTACACATAATTATGAAGTAGGACAAACTATATCAATCTCTAATAAAAATGGTAAAGACTATTTATATAACTATAATGTTTATGATCTTATAAATAGAAGAAATGTTGTTACATCTGAAGCATATAGAGATGAAGTATCATGGAAACCAGGTAAAGAAGGATTATATTTATTAAAGGTTAATATAAAGAGTATAGAGAAAATTCCAGTGGTTGTACAAAAGTCGGATGAAATGAAAGATAACGTTGATGATAATAAAGAGGATAGTAAAAATAATGTTATTAAAAACAATGATAATATTAATAAGGAAATTATAAAAGATAATAAAGAAGAAAATAAAGATAAATCTTTAAAAAATGAAAATGATAAAAAGGATGTTGATTCAGAAAAGCAAGTAGAAGATAAAGACATTATAAATAATAAAGATAATGTTATACCTAAATATAAAGAAAATAATGATGATAAAAAGGACAATAAACAAGAATTAGGAGAAAATAAAAAAGAAGAAATACAGTATAAAGAAGTTGAGAAAAATACTACTGCATTTAAGTTAATAGCTGTAGGAAATCCTTATAGAGAATTAATAAAACCAACTGTTACACCATCTACTTCAAGACATTCTAATGCTATACATGTAAAATCTTTAGTTGTTGGAAATGCCAGTGAAGGACAAATAATATATATAAAATCATCACCAAGCCAAGGGGCTTCTAATATAGGTTATTTTTATGGTAGTTTACAGGGAATAGATATATTAAAAACAGTAGGAAATTATTATTACATTGAGACAAAGGATTATAAGTCATTAAACAATGTAAGAGGATATGTATTAAAATCTCAATTAAAAACAGTTACACCAAATCAAACTTATTCAATAACAGTTAAACTAGGACAACAAAAGGTTTATATTTATAAGGATGATAGTTTAATAAAAACTTTCACATGTTCTACAGGAATGGATTCAACACCTACTCCTACAGGTGTATACTTAGTAGGAACTAGAGGAAGTTTATTCTATTCTGGATCTTCAGTAATTTGTTATAATTGGGTTAGATGGAATAATAATTTCTTATTCCATAGTGTACTATACGATAGAAACGGAAATTTAATATTATCTGAGTATAAAAAACTTGGACAAAAAGCATCTCATGGATGTATAAGACTTCCTTTAGGAGATGTAAGATGGATATATGATAATATTCCATCAGGAACTCCAGTTATTATTCAAAGATAA